In Thermobaculum terrenum ATCC BAA-798, the DNA window TATTACTTGGGCAGCCATCATGCTACTTTTGGCTGGTATAGCTGCTCTTGTCCTAACACTTGGTAAGGCAAAGATAATCTCCTCTCCTGCTCCTATAGTTTTTATTTCCAGCCTTATGATAGTGGTTGCCTCGGGAGCTATATTTCTAATTACCCTCAAGGATGGCCTGGAGCGTGGAAGGCTACAGGACTTTCTAATGCTGGCCTTGATCCTCCTTTGTATGGTGCTGCTTTCAGGAGTTGTGCTTCTCAAATTTAGTGTGCAGCAGGATCTGAAATTAAGGAGTGCTATTCAGTGCTGGAATGCGATGTTTAACAGTTCCACAGATGGCATGGTGCTCTTAGATAGCAACCTGCGCGTCAAGATGATGAATGAAGCTGCTAGAAGGATATTGATGTTAGATGACAGAGCTGAGGGGAGATCAATAGGTGATCTCCTCAGGCTGTCTGATCGTGGGTTAGAAGCTGATCTGGAACAGATTGCTGCCCGTAACTCTGAAAGTTCGCTAATGGTCACTTTAGATGGAAAGGATGGGCAAGAGCATCGTGCTGCGCTTTCGGTATATAGGATAAATGACTTGCTAGGTTCGGGGGATATGCTCTTGATCCTGAGGGATATTACCAATCTGGAGAGGTTTGAACGTAAAAGAGCCCTGCTTCAAGCTAGGGAAGAGATGTTGAGGATAGCCGACCATGAGATACGTACTCCAGTGTCCGTAATTAGGGGATGTGCGGAGTTGATCAAGAAGGATCGAGAATTTATCCCACTAAAGGTTATGCATCATGTAGATCTCATGACTTCACAGGCCGAACGCATAGTTGATTTACTTCATCGTATTGCTCACGGCAGCACTGGTACATCTCTCAGCTTGCATCAACATGATACCGATTTGGTACAGCTAGTAAGAGAGGTTGTACACAGGTTTGAAGTTACACATTCTTCCCAAAGGGTAGTGTTTTATTCCCAAGTGGAAAAATTCGAGGTCTTTGCTGATCACACTTTACTAGAACAGGCAATAGCTAACGTCATCAATAATGGTCTCAAATATTCTCCTGAGGAGACGCAGGTAGTTGTACATCTCGAAACGATAGAAGCCGATGGGCTGCTTATAAAAATATCTGACCAAGGTAAGGGTATACTACCCCGAGAAAAAGGACTGATATTTGAACCTTTCTCTCGGGGTAGCAACGTTGGGGATGTATCTGGTGCAGGTCTAGGTCTCTACTTTGCCCGTATGATAGTGGAATCTCATGGCGGTAAGATTTGGGTTGAAGACAACGTACCAAAGGGCTCTATATTCTGTATAACTTTCCCTAGGCACTTATTACTAGAGACAAC includes these proteins:
- a CDS encoding ATP-binding protein, yielding MTLLLSYSDTITWAAIMLLLAGIAALVLTLGKAKIISSPAPIVFISSLMIVVASGAIFLITLKDGLERGRLQDFLMLALILLCMVLLSGVVLLKFSVQQDLKLRSAIQCWNAMFNSSTDGMVLLDSNLRVKMMNEAARRILMLDDRAEGRSIGDLLRLSDRGLEADLEQIAARNSESSLMVTLDGKDGQEHRAALSVYRINDLLGSGDMLLILRDITNLERFERKRALLQAREEMLRIADHEIRTPVSVIRGCAELIKKDREFIPLKVMHHVDLMTSQAERIVDLLHRIAHGSTGTSLSLHQHDTDLVQLVREVVHRFEVTHSSQRVVFYSQVEKFEVFADHTLLEQAIANVINNGLKYSPEETQVVVHLETIEADGLLIKISDQGKGILPREKGLIFEPFSRGSNVGDVSGAGLGLYFARMIVESHGGKIWVEDNVPKGSIFCITFPRHLLLETTGNTNYSTNKRRSLASLTS